Part of the Flavobacterium sp. MDT1-60 genome, GTGCCGCATGAGGGATAGGAGCGGTATCTCCCGATTTAGAAAAACAAGGCTTTTTAGCCATAGTTTTTGTTAATCGGGAATATAGTGGATAGCCCGACCCGCTTTTTTCGGCGGGTCATGCCCATATAAATCATAAATATTTCCTTTATTTTTAAGCTCTTGTAGAATTATTACTTATTTTTACGATCTTATATTTAGATTTTTCTTGATGCAAACTTCACTAAAAATTGCCGTTGTAGGTTCTGGATTGGTAGGATCGCTGTTGGCAATTTACCTTAAAAAAGCAGGTCATACCGTTCATGTTTATGATCGTAGTCCTGATATTCGCAAAATTAATTTTTCGGGCCGTTCTATAAACCTGGCAATGTCTAATCGGGGCTGGAGAGCGCTTGATGGTGTTGGCGTCGGAGATGCTGTTCGCGAAATCGCGATTCCGATGGACAAACGTGCGATTCATTTGGTTGATAAACTCAATTTTCAGAACTACGGACAGGAAGGCGAATCGATTTATTCGATTTCAAGGGGAACTTTGAACCGAAAAATGATTGATCTTGCGGAACAGGCCGGAGCGGAGTTTTATTTTGAAGAAAAAATCTGGGATGTGACGCTGAGCGATGCGACTTTGCATATTGGCGAAACTGAAAGAGGGGAGTGGGAAGAGAAAAAATACGATATGGTTTTTGGTGCCGATGGCGCTTTTTCAAGAATCCGTCACAGAATGCAACGCCAGAGTATGTTTAATTATTCGCAGGAATTTTTGAATATGGGCTACAAAGAATTGAATATTCCGGCTAATGCCAATGGAACTCATAAATTAGATAAAAACTCATTTCATATTTGGCCTCGTGGTAAATACATGTTGATTGCGCTTCCTAATTTGGATGGAAGTTTTACATGTACTTTATTTATGCCTTTTGAAGGTGAAAATTCGTTTGAATCGCTTACAGACCGAAAAATGGTGGAGGATTTCTTTGAGAAAAACTTCCCGGATTCGATTGAAGTGATTCCGAAGCTGGCTGAAGATTTCTTTAAGAATCCAACCAGTACTTTGGTAACGATGAAATGTTTTCCGTGGACATATGAAGATAAAATTGCTTTAATTGGAGATGCTTGTCACGCCATTGTTCCGTTTTATGGACAAGGAATGAATGCCGGTTTTGAAGATATTACGGTTTTAAATGAAATGATCGAAAAGTACGGAAACGACTGGAAAAAGATTTTCTCTGAATATCAAATTTCACGCAAACCAAATGCCGATGCCATTGCAGAACTATCATATCGCAATTTCATGGAAATGAGTACAAAAACTGCTGATGAAAAATTCTTATTACAGAAGAAAATCGAAAAAGCATTTTCTGATAAATATCCTGATAAATGGATTCCGCTTTACAGTCGTGTAACTTTCAGCGATCGCCCCTATGCTGAAGCTTTGGCAATTGGCGATTTCCAAAACGGAATTATGGAAGAGATTCTAAAACTCAATAATATTGAAAATATTTGGAACACGCCAGAAGTAGAAAATAAGATTCTGGAGTTGTTGCAAAACGCATAATTTCAATGGCAATGGCAATTACAATATCAAAAATCAATTAAAATTTTGCCATTGATATTGTAATTGCTTTTTGATATTGCTATTGATTTTTTTTATTTTTTAAAGATTTTTGATAACACCCCAAAAACACCTCTTATAAAGGTAGCACTTGTAACGACTTTCAAAACGGATTTCCCTACAACACTTGCTGTGCTAGGTTCTGATTTTGAAGCTTTTGTTGGTGCTTGTTCTTCTTGTTCTGCAGCTGCCTGTGTTGCATCTGCAATTTTTTTGTTTAATAATTCGTAGGCACTTTCGCGATCAATTTCCTCGTTATATTTTTTTACCAGTTTCGATTTATTGTTTATTTCGTCAATTTCTGTTGAAGTCAGAATATCCATTCTGCTTTGTGGTGCACGCATCATGGTGGCAACAAGCGGTGTCGGAACTCCTTTTTCGTTTAAGGCTGTAACCAAAGCTTCTCCAATTCCTAAACTGGTCAATAATTCATCTGTTTTATAATAAGGAGAAGTAGGATAATTATCTGCTGTTTTTTTAATGGCCTGACGGTCGTTTGCTGTAAAGGCTCTTAAGGCATGCTGAATTTTTAAACCTAATTGAGCCAAAACTCCACTTGGAACATCCATTGGGTTTTGAGTTACAAAATAAACACCAATACCTTTAGAACGAATTAGTTTTACTATCGTTTCAATTTGTTCTAATAATACTTTACTTGCTTCGTTAAAGATTAAGTGCGCTTCATCAATAAAGATCACTAATTCAGGTTGTTCTGAATCTCCTTTTTCGGGCATTTTCTGGTAAATTTCAGCCAATAAACTCAGCATAAAAGTCGAGAATAATTTAGGTTTGTCCTGAATATCCGTCAGGCGGATG contains:
- a CDS encoding helicase HerA-like domain-containing protein; its protein translation is MNKKDNFIQDINTGYLSKGDSIILGGAMLDGEPIAEAHVKIPLKTLNRHGLIAGATGTGKTKTIQVFSEQLSNAGIPVLMMDIKGDFSGIAKEGKEEGFITERHTKINIPYNVASFPVELMSLSKQHGVRLRATVSEFGPVLFSRILDLNDTQAGVVAVIFKYCDDNQMALLDLKDIKKVINYITEEGKDEIAESYGKISTATTGTILRKIIELEQQGADLFFGELSFEIDDLMRIDENGKGYVNIIRLTDIQDKPKLFSTFMLSLLAEIYQKMPEKGDSEQPELVIFIDEAHLIFNEASKVLLEQIETIVKLIRSKGIGVYFVTQNPMDVPSGVLAQLGLKIQHALRAFTANDRQAIKKTADNYPTSPYYKTDELLTSLGIGEALVTALNEKGVPTPLVATMMRAPQSRMDILTSTEIDEINNKSKLVKKYNEEIDRESAYELLNKKIADATQAAAEQEEQAPTKASKSEPSTASVVGKSVLKVVTSATFIRGVFGVLSKIFKK
- a CDS encoding NAD(P)/FAD-dependent oxidoreductase, which encodes MQTSLKIAVVGSGLVGSLLAIYLKKAGHTVHVYDRSPDIRKINFSGRSINLAMSNRGWRALDGVGVGDAVREIAIPMDKRAIHLVDKLNFQNYGQEGESIYSISRGTLNRKMIDLAEQAGAEFYFEEKIWDVTLSDATLHIGETERGEWEEKKYDMVFGADGAFSRIRHRMQRQSMFNYSQEFLNMGYKELNIPANANGTHKLDKNSFHIWPRGKYMLIALPNLDGSFTCTLFMPFEGENSFESLTDRKMVEDFFEKNFPDSIEVIPKLAEDFFKNPTSTLVTMKCFPWTYEDKIALIGDACHAIVPFYGQGMNAGFEDITVLNEMIEKYGNDWKKIFSEYQISRKPNADAIAELSYRNFMEMSTKTADEKFLLQKKIEKAFSDKYPDKWIPLYSRVTFSDRPYAEALAIGDFQNGIMEEILKLNNIENIWNTPEVENKILELLQNA